A region of Lycium barbarum isolate Lr01 chromosome 1, ASM1917538v2, whole genome shotgun sequence DNA encodes the following proteins:
- the LOC132633489 gene encoding uncharacterized protein LOC132633489 gives MVEGKTANETGNVEPSTSSTVEERVERISSVDIADKISQDKEVDLNVGEEQCQAAELAIIDPSKVNIVLDEVGLDNALLSGSVEDSGNSAEITKSDANVDKNEISESGGNDQGVEDNTREIQKDNNNITSQIVDTEAKEKNVDEHIKGDNTYIIHKIAFGEDVFVDGVDAQGIENEVIDNAVLIGNSGENLESENLLHVDTTAVEDTQLPVGCYPPCKRGEILGMEVDVSQDLLLVKEILHVGLIQKKPSPHKELHFLVSHDLNRLDSPSNQNVLSKEIVTVSEVNKMEEADIGQHVVDVSKQADITPMDKSRNTRKGRKAKNGGKAQTIRIMSKKSTTA, from the coding sequence ATGGTGGAAGGGAAAACTGCAAATGAGACTGGTAATGTTGAACCTTCAACAAGTAGCACTGTGGAAGAAAGGGTGGAGAGGATAAGCAGTGTGGATATTGCAGATAAGATTTCTCAAGACAAGGAAGTGGATCTGAATGTTGGGGAGGAACAGTGTCAGGCAGCTGAACTTGCTATTATTGATCCTTCAAAGGTCAATATAGTGCTTGATGAAGTTGGCTTAGATAATGCTTTACTTTCAGGATCAGTTGAGGATTCTGGTAATTCTGCTGAGATTACTAAGTCAGATGCTAATGTTGATAAAAATGAGATAAGTGAATCAGGTGGTAATGATCAAGGTGTTGAAGATAATACAAGGGAGATTCAaaaggacaacaataatataaccTCTCAGATAGTTGATACTGAAGCAAAAGAGAAAAATGTAGATGAGCATATTAAAGGGGATAACACATATATCATTCATAAGATTGCCTTTGGGGAAGATGTGTTTGTTGATGGAGTAGATGCCCAAGGCATAGAGAATGAAGTAATTGATAATGCAGTGCTTATTGGAAATTCAGGAGAAAATTTGGAGTCTGAAAACTTATTGCATGTGGATACTACAGCAGTAGAGGATACACAACTTCCAGTTGGTTGTTATCCACCTTGTAAAAGAGGAGAGATTCTAGGCATGGAAGTTGATGTTTCACAGGATCTCTTGTTGGTGAAGGAAATCCTTCATGTTGGTTTAATACAAAAGAAACCTTCACCACACAAGGAATTGCATTTTCTGGTTTCTCATGATCTAAACAGGTTGGACAGTCCCTCTAATCAAAATGTTTTGAGCAAAGAAATTGTCACAGTTTCAGAAGTGAATAAAATGGAAGAGGCAGATATTGGGCAACATGTAGTAGATGTCTCAAAACAGGCTGATATAACTCCAATGGATAAGAGCAGGAATACAAGGAAAGGTAGGAAAGCTAAGAATGGTGGAAAGGCTCAAACTATCAGAATCATGTCAAAAAAAAGTACAACAGCATAA